One window of Nostoc sp. C052 genomic DNA carries:
- a CDS encoding helix-turn-helix domain-containing protein — MSNCQAKPETQYLSASGGKCLTPFQRKLLLQSLHNNLPESYRQRIEIMLLADEGKTQTDICQILGCCAATVRHWTHIARAGMAHQWQDCPIGRPKAVNDEYLERLKQLVNNSPRDYGYAFRRWTANWLAKHLAKEFGIEVSDRHLKRLLKQMGLSTLPKPSNAEQSSNEQTTSSKILISDLKSAAIPDNSEFLPINFAKLGKDLDVYGARYICSVSFSATVQQYSGLFSFDRGISTLSSTS, encoded by the coding sequence ATGTCCAACTGCCAAGCGAAACCTGAAACCCAGTACTTAAGTGCATCTGGTGGTAAGTGTTTAACACCGTTTCAGCGGAAACTGCTACTACAAAGTTTGCACAATAATTTACCTGAATCTTACCGCCAACGAATTGAAATTATGTTGTTGGCAGATGAAGGGAAAACTCAAACAGATATCTGTCAAATATTGGGATGTTGTGCAGCAACAGTAAGACATTGGACACACATAGCCAGGGCTGGGATGGCGCACCAATGGCAAGATTGCCCCATTGGTCGCCCCAAGGCTGTGAATGATGAGTATTTAGAGCGTTTGAAGCAATTAGTTAACAACAGTCCTCGCGATTATGGGTATGCTTTTCGACGCTGGACAGCAAACTGGCTTGCAAAACATCTAGCAAAGGAATTTGGGATTGAGGTAAGCGATCGCCATCTCAAGCGACTGCTCAAACAGATGGGATTATCCACACTACCAAAACCCAGCAATGCTGAACAAAGCAGTAATGAGCAGACTACAAGTTCCAAAATCTTGATTAGTGACCTAAAATCGGCAGCTATTCCTGATAATTCCGAATTTTTACCTATTAACTTTGCAAAATTAGGAAAAGATTTAGACGTTTATGGCGCAAGATATATCTGCTCGGTTAGTTTCTCTGCAACAGTTCAACAATACTCTGGGCTATTCTCTTTCGACAGAGGAATTTCAACACTGTCTTCAACAAGTTAA
- a CDS encoding dolichyl-phosphate-mannose--protein mannosyltransferase, which yields MTKKWFRIGMVSVFLLSLALRFWGLERFNTLVFDEVYFAKFGNDYLTRTPFFNAHPPLSQYIIGIGIWIGSHIPFWHDTVNGLTGSLRSPWTYRWLNALTGSFIPVVVGAIAYQLSYRRTFAIIAGLFTACDGIFLVESRYALSNIYIVIFGLLGHWFLLLALDNQNRRRSFWLAFAGIAFGASVGTKWNGLWFLSGAYLIWIAAWVIHLMHSFFNPKLLFTSPSLEEAGVRIQESEFRSQNSGARIQESEFRSQNSGVSTYSPPFSPSLSSEPPLQKLTQLNIFQMLFYLGIIPAFIYSIIWIPHLQLDKTYGFIAVHEQILKFHLHLGGNSSDVHPYCAAWYKWPLMTRPMAYYYQTAESISEPLPVMGPPLPAGAGQVIYDVHAMGNPFLWWFGVAAMLFLIGMLVSQIVIPWVKEKRFSVPATLSVDTWIALYLVINYAANLLPWVRVTRCAFIYHYMCAVVFVFFAIAWFVDQCLRSYYQQLRVLGVTITFIILAAFIFWMPIYLGLPLSPEGYKLRMWFNSWI from the coding sequence ATGACTAAAAAATGGTTCCGAATTGGGATGGTGAGTGTATTTCTTCTCTCACTTGCTTTACGGTTTTGGGGACTGGAGCGATTTAACACTCTGGTATTTGATGAAGTTTACTTTGCTAAATTCGGTAATGATTATCTCACGCGGACACCATTTTTTAATGCTCATCCGCCACTGAGTCAATATATTATTGGTATCGGCATTTGGATTGGTAGTCACATTCCTTTTTGGCACGATACCGTTAATGGGCTGACAGGTTCATTGCGATCGCCTTGGACTTATCGGTGGTTAAATGCCCTCACAGGCTCATTTATTCCTGTAGTTGTTGGTGCGATCGCTTATCAATTAAGTTATCGCCGTACATTTGCAATAATTGCAGGATTGTTCACAGCTTGTGATGGCATCTTTCTAGTTGAATCTCGCTATGCTTTAAGTAATATTTATATCGTCATCTTTGGTTTATTAGGTCACTGGTTTTTATTATTGGCATTAGATAACCAAAATCGGCGGCGTTCTTTTTGGCTAGCTTTTGCTGGCATTGCTTTTGGTGCATCAGTTGGTACTAAATGGAATGGTTTATGGTTCCTGTCAGGTGCTTATCTCATTTGGATAGCAGCTTGGGTAATTCATTTGATGCATTCTTTTTTTAACCCCAAACTCTTGTTTACATCCCCCTCATTGGAGGAGGCAGGAGTCAGAATTCAGGAGTCAGAATTCAGGAGTCAGAATTCAGGAGCCAGAATTCAGGAGTCAGAATTCAGGAGCCAGAATTCAGGAGTTAGTACTTACTCTCCACCATTTTCACCATCTCTATCATCTGAGCCACCACTACAAAAGTTGACTCAGCTAAATATTTTCCAGATGTTATTTTATCTAGGAATAATTCCAGCTTTTATATACAGCATCATCTGGATTCCCCACCTTCAACTAGATAAAACTTATGGATTTATTGCAGTACATGAGCAAATTTTGAAATTTCATTTGCATTTAGGTGGTAATAGTTCAGATGTGCATCCTTACTGTGCTGCTTGGTATAAATGGCCTTTGATGACTCGACCAATGGCATATTATTATCAAACGGCTGAAAGTATCAGCGAACCATTACCTGTAATGGGGCCACCTTTGCCTGCTGGTGCTGGACAAGTTATTTATGATGTCCATGCAATGGGCAATCCATTTTTGTGGTGGTTTGGTGTTGCTGCCATGTTGTTTTTAATAGGAATGCTAGTGTCACAAATTGTAATTCCTTGGGTGAAGGAAAAGCGTTTTTCTGTGCCTGCAACTCTTAGTGTTGATACTTGGATTGCCTTGTATCTAGTTATCAATTATGCTGCTAACTTATTACCTTGGGTGAGGGTGACGAGGTGCGCTTTTATCTACCACTATATGTGTGCAGTGGTGTTTGTATTTTTCGCGATCGCTTGGTTTGTAGATCAGTGTCTTCGCAGCTATTATCAACAACTCCGAGTGCTAGGTGTCACCATTACTTTTATTATTCTGGCTGCTTTTATTTTCTGGATGCCTATTTATTTGGGTTTACCCCTCTCCCCTGAGGGTTATAAGCTCAGAATGTGGTTTAACTCTTGGATTTAA
- a CDS encoding GNAT family N-acetyltransferase — MTNLLETERLIIRSWIPERDAEQAFAIYSDPEVTHFLGKSSHVTSIESQRQRLIEGIERMHQRNNGTGSWAIVEKETTTIVGTILLKQLPDKDGLPTQDYEVGWHLRRASWGKGYATEAGQAMLNYGFSVLNLPVIYAVVKPENHASIRVTERLGMKPVGQTNKYYGIKLLLFKLNTPVKIEGE; from the coding sequence ATGACAAATCTTTTGGAAACCGAACGCTTGATTATTCGCAGTTGGATACCCGAACGCGATGCCGAACAAGCATTTGCAATTTACAGCGATCCTGAAGTTACACACTTTCTCGGTAAATCTTCTCACGTCACAAGCATTGAGTCACAACGTCAGCGCTTGATTGAAGGTATCGAGCGAATGCACCAACGCAACAATGGTACTGGTTCTTGGGCAATTGTCGAAAAGGAAACTACAACAATTGTGGGAACTATCCTTCTTAAACAATTGCCCGACAAAGATGGTTTACCCACTCAAGATTATGAGGTAGGCTGGCACTTGAGGCGAGCTTCTTGGGGTAAAGGCTATGCAACAGAAGCAGGACAAGCTATGCTCAACTACGGATTTAGTGTTTTGAACTTGCCAGTGATTTATGCTGTAGTGAAGCCAGAAAATCATGCTTCAATCCGTGTAACCGAACGATTGGGTATGAAACCAGTGGGACAGACAAACAAGTATTACGGTATTAAACTACTCCTGTTCAAACTAAATACACCTGTAAAAATAGAGGGGGAATAA
- the ppsA gene encoding phosphoenolpyruvate synthase → MATVSTSTLSLSAQERSLILWFDEVGIADIPLVGGKNASLGEMIQQLTPKGINVPTGFATTAYAYRYFIQSAGLEAKLRKLFADLDVEDVKNLRERGKKARSLLIHTPFPVELREAIATAYHRLCEQYHTETDVAVRSSATAEDLPDASFAGQQETYLNVVGAEGVLAACHKCFASIFTDRAISYRHAKGFDHFSIALAVGVQKMVRSDLATSGVMFSIDTETGFKDAALITAAYGLGENVVQGSVNPDEYYVFKPTLKAGFRPIIDKKLGSKELKMIYDDGSKFTKNVSVSVSERGKFALSDEEILQLANWACLIEDHYSQVHGISTPMDIEWAKDGITNQLFIVQARPETVQSQKTGNVLRSYRLLLGNKEWGIGNGEKTSQSPIPLVTGSAIGEAISQGKARLILDVQKLDQFQVGEVLVTERTDPDWEPIMKRASAIVTNSGGRTCHAAIIARELGVPAIVGCGNATEILKPGQEVTISCAEGEEGKVYAGLLPFEVEEVPLENLPRTRTQILMNVGNPQEALSLSAIPNDGVGLARTEFIIANQIQIHPMALIHYELLKDEFVKAKIANITSLYDDKTQYFVDKLAQGIGRIAAAFYPKPVIVRTSDFKSNEYANLLGGRQFEPNEENPMLGWRGAARYYDEGYREAFALECHAIKRVREEMGLTNVIPMIPFCRTPDEGRLVLAEMAKNGLKQDVNGLQVYVMCELPSNVILAEEFADVFDGFSIGSNDLTQLTLGIDRDSALVARLFDERSPAVKEMVRMAIKAAKKHNRKIGICGQAPSDYPEFAQFLVEQGIDSISLNPDSVLKTMLEVAKVEGTNNS, encoded by the coding sequence ATGGCTACAGTATCTACAAGTACTTTATCTCTATCTGCCCAAGAGCGATCGCTTATCTTGTGGTTTGATGAAGTTGGCATTGCTGACATCCCTCTAGTTGGTGGTAAAAATGCCTCACTGGGGGAAATGATTCAACAGCTAACCCCCAAAGGCATTAACGTTCCTACTGGATTCGCCACTACTGCTTACGCTTATCGTTACTTCATTCAATCAGCAGGGTTAGAAGCAAAGCTACGCAAACTCTTTGCAGATTTAGATGTTGAGGATGTCAAAAATTTGCGAGAACGGGGAAAAAAAGCGCGATCGCTATTAATCCACACCCCATTTCCGGTAGAATTGCGAGAGGCGATCGCCACAGCATACCATCGCCTCTGTGAACAATACCACACAGAGACAGATGTGGCAGTCCGTTCCAGTGCCACCGCTGAAGACCTCCCCGACGCTAGTTTTGCCGGACAGCAGGAAACCTACCTCAACGTTGTCGGTGCTGAAGGGGTTTTAGCAGCTTGTCATAAATGCTTTGCTTCCATATTTACCGATCGCGCTATTTCTTATCGTCACGCCAAGGGATTTGACCACTTTAGCATTGCCCTTGCCGTTGGCGTACAAAAAATGGTGCGTTCTGACTTAGCAACCTCTGGGGTAATGTTCTCCATTGATACAGAAACCGGATTTAAAGATGCAGCACTAATTACAGCCGCCTATGGTTTAGGTGAAAATGTTGTCCAGGGGTCTGTAAATCCCGATGAATATTATGTTTTTAAACCAACTTTAAAAGCTGGTTTTCGTCCAATTATCGATAAAAAATTGGGCAGTAAAGAACTGAAAATGATTTATGATGACGGCTCAAAATTTACGAAAAATGTTTCAGTTTCGGTCAGCGAAAGAGGTAAATTTGCCCTAAGTGATGAAGAGATTTTACAGCTAGCAAATTGGGCGTGTTTAATTGAAGATCATTATTCCCAAGTCCACGGCATTTCCACCCCAATGGATATCGAGTGGGCAAAAGATGGAATTACTAATCAACTTTTTATTGTGCAAGCGCGTCCCGAAACCGTCCAGTCACAGAAGACAGGAAACGTGCTGCGGAGTTATCGGTTGTTATTAGGAAATAAGGAATGGGGAATAGGGAATGGGGAAAAAACTTCCCAATCCCCAATCCCTCTTGTTACGGGAAGTGCAATTGGGGAAGCGATTAGTCAAGGAAAAGCACGCCTAATTTTAGATGTTCAGAAACTCGACCAGTTCCAAGTTGGGGAAGTTTTGGTGACAGAGAGAACTGACCCCGATTGGGAACCAATTATGAAACGCGCCAGTGCAATTGTCACCAATTCTGGTGGACGAACTTGCCACGCCGCAATTATTGCGCGAGAATTGGGTGTACCTGCGATCGTGGGATGCGGTAATGCTACAGAAATCTTAAAACCTGGTCAAGAGGTAACAATTTCTTGCGCTGAAGGGGAAGAAGGAAAAGTTTATGCAGGCTTATTACCTTTTGAAGTTGAAGAAGTCCCTTTAGAGAACTTACCCCGCACCCGCACTCAAATTTTAATGAATGTGGGTAATCCCCAAGAAGCATTAAGTTTATCGGCAATTCCTAATGATGGCGTAGGTTTAGCGCGGACAGAATTTATCATCGCTAACCAAATTCAAATTCATCCAATGGCGTTGATTCATTATGAATTGTTAAAAGATGAATTTGTGAAAGCTAAAATTGCTAACATTACCTCACTTTATGACGATAAAACTCAATATTTTGTCGATAAATTAGCCCAAGGTATAGGTAGAATTGCGGCAGCATTTTATCCCAAACCTGTGATTGTCAGAACATCCGATTTCAAAAGTAATGAATATGCCAACTTGTTAGGTGGACGACAGTTTGAACCCAATGAAGAAAATCCCATGCTGGGTTGGCGAGGTGCAGCGCGTTACTACGATGAAGGCTACAGAGAAGCTTTTGCCCTAGAGTGTCATGCTATCAAACGGGTGCGGGAAGAAATGGGTTTGACAAATGTTATTCCGATGATCCCCTTTTGTCGCACTCCCGATGAGGGGCGTTTGGTTTTGGCAGAGATGGCAAAAAATGGTTTAAAGCAAGATGTTAACGGCTTGCAAGTTTATGTGATGTGTGAGTTGCCCAGTAATGTTATTCTGGCTGAGGAATTTGCTGACGTATTTGATGGCTTCTCGATTGGTTCTAATGATTTAACTCAGCTGACATTGGGGATAGACAGAGATTCGGCGTTGGTAGCGAGATTGTTTGATGAACGCAGTCCAGCAGTCAAGGAAATGGTGAGAATGGCTATAAAAGCTGCGAAAAAACATAACCGCAAAATCGGTATTTGTGGACAAGCACCCAGCGACTATCCAGAATTTGCCCAGTTTTTGGTTGAACAAGGAATTGACTCAATTAGTCTGAATCCAGATTCAGTTTTAAAGACAATGCTAGAAGTGGCCAAAGTCGAGGGTACTAATAATTCGTAA
- a CDS encoding AAA-like domain-containing protein → MKQSKSTRKRGLVLTIAGLKRLQAAILTMEKVQNNGHRFTLEDLGDRMNVSTKTLNRLWSLNTGVDQKTLKLCFSAFNLELHREDYAIVREPNHTESYQAFSRSLDTLNTKENEISQFLSLGTFATQHYDQLENLWSYPDGPVALDSPFYVERPPIEELVYREVIQPGCVIRIRAPREMGKSSLVLRLLAFAQMQGYRSVKVNCNQIDSSCLTNLNKLLRSLCWQIATELGIDPKLDDKWDEEIGCKLSCSLYLQSYLLKQSHSPVVLVLNEVDRFFEYPEIAQEFFGLLRSWYEEARQDNNLQKLRLVVVYSTEVYVSLDINRSPFNIGLPIHLPEFTKQQVKYLAQRHGLDWNSNKEVTQLMSLVGGHPALIRIALYYLCCQGITLEELIQDAIANGGIYRYHLWRHWAILQENPSLVKAYIEVVNTKQNISLNPIDAHKLESLGLIAYEGDRILPRCELYRAYFKKQLGVAEFEYKSLQKRA, encoded by the coding sequence ATGAAGCAATCTAAAAGCACGAGAAAGCGGGGACTTGTCCTGACGATCGCTGGGTTGAAGCGTTTACAAGCGGCGATTCTAACTATGGAAAAGGTACAAAACAACGGACATCGCTTCACTCTAGAAGATTTAGGTGATCGCATGAATGTTTCTACCAAAACTCTAAACCGATTATGGTCGTTGAATACAGGCGTGGATCAAAAAACCCTGAAATTGTGTTTCAGTGCCTTTAACCTAGAGTTACACAGGGAAGACTATGCGATCGTCAGAGAACCAAATCATACCGAAAGCTATCAAGCTTTTTCACGGAGTTTGGATACATTAAATACAAAAGAAAACGAGATATCCCAGTTTTTATCCTTAGGCACTTTTGCTACTCAGCACTATGACCAACTAGAAAATCTTTGGTCATACCCAGATGGCCCCGTAGCTCTAGATTCCCCGTTCTATGTTGAACGTCCCCCCATTGAGGAACTAGTTTATCGAGAAGTAATTCAACCTGGCTGTGTAATTCGGATTAGAGCGCCAAGAGAGATGGGAAAAAGTTCTCTTGTGCTAAGGTTGTTAGCCTTTGCCCAGATGCAAGGTTATCGCTCGGTAAAGGTCAATTGCAACCAAATAGATTCCAGCTGTCTGACAAACTTAAACAAGCTTTTGCGTTCTCTGTGCTGGCAAATTGCCACAGAATTGGGCATTGATCCGAAGCTAGATGACAAATGGGATGAGGAAATAGGCTGTAAGTTGAGTTGCAGTTTATATTTGCAATCTTATTTGCTCAAGCAGAGTCACAGTCCAGTGGTTCTAGTATTAAATGAGGTTGATCGCTTTTTTGAATATCCTGAAATTGCTCAGGAGTTCTTTGGTTTGTTGCGTTCTTGGTATGAAGAAGCACGACAAGATAACAACTTGCAGAAACTAAGGCTAGTGGTGGTTTATTCCACAGAAGTATATGTTTCTTTGGATATCAACCGCTCTCCATTTAATATTGGACTACCGATACATCTACCAGAATTTACTAAGCAGCAAGTAAAATATTTAGCCCAACGGCACGGGCTAGATTGGAACTCTAATAAGGAAGTTACTCAACTGATGTCTCTAGTTGGGGGACATCCTGCACTGATTCGGATTGCTCTGTATTATCTATGCTGTCAAGGAATCACCTTAGAAGAACTGATACAAGATGCGATCGCTAATGGCGGTATCTATCGTTATCATTTATGGCGACACTGGGCAATCTTACAAGAAAATCCCAGTTTGGTAAAGGCATATATTGAGGTTGTGAACACAAAGCAAAATATTTCCCTGAACCCCATTGACGCTCATAAGCTCGAAAGCTTAGGGTTGATTGCTTATGAAGGCGATCGCATCCTACCGCGTTGCGAACTCTACCGTGCTTACTTTAAAAAACAACTAGGCGTTGCTGAGTTTGAATATAAATCATTACAAAAACGTGCTTGA
- a CDS encoding ThiF family adenylyltransferase, which yields MSIFFHEQLYRSNAVMAKLKNYPITICGAGALGANIAENLARSGFDKLTVIDRDRIEERNLSTQPYYRSDVGAFKAKILANNLYRAIGTKVDAKTKELTSANTTQLLQNSQLIIDVFDNSLARQAVKDYADQKGIPCLHTGLSADYAEVIWNDVYRVPSEVNDDVCDYPLARNLVILTVAVVCEAIISFIATAEQRNFTITLKDLTVQSLFL from the coding sequence ATGAGTATCTTTTTTCACGAACAGCTTTACCGCAGCAATGCTGTGATGGCAAAGCTGAAAAATTATCCGATAACAATTTGTGGGGCTGGAGCATTAGGAGCTAACATTGCTGAAAACTTAGCTCGGTCTGGTTTTGATAAACTGACAGTGATCGATCGCGATCGCATTGAGGAGCGGAATCTTTCAACTCAGCCTTACTACCGTTCTGATGTGGGAGCATTTAAGGCAAAAATATTGGCGAACAATTTATATCGAGCAATTGGTACTAAAGTTGATGCCAAAACAAAGGAGTTGACATCAGCAAATACAACTCAACTACTCCAAAACAGCCAGCTAATTATTGATGTCTTTGACAACAGCTTGGCACGTCAAGCAGTGAAAGATTATGCCGATCAAAAAGGCATTCCTTGTCTTCATACTGGACTATCGGCTGATTATGCCGAAGTGATTTGGAATGACGTTTATCGCGTTCCTTCTGAGGTGAATGATGATGTCTGTGATTATCCCTTAGCACGAAACCTGGTGATATTAACCGTTGCTGTAGTTTGTGAAGCAATTATCTCATTCATTGCAACAGCAGAGCAGCGTAACTTCACCATCACCCTCAAGGATCTGACTGTTCAATCTTTGTTTTTATAG
- a CDS encoding helix-turn-helix domain-containing protein — MTTPLKEWSEETILSMIKDRVQESLELDYKECPAIFPLTDKKKIELSKDVSAFANSAGGRIIYGIKENGHIPSEIDTGFDPNALSKERLEQTINSNIHPRINELIIKQIELVTTNPGHVLYVVSIPQATTRAPHQAADKRYYKRFNFESVAMEDYEIRDILRRATTPDLHFNFSLAGKEPVPIEFSQDQPFSEEIDMSITVENRAEEAASYAVMDVFIDSALKLSNFAGLKMTDNVFLSSEDDQKIAVTQLSQNWAIPAKMPIFKGTKFRITDTPIKLAIPKEHADSEIMYYTCVWQIRSPGMINNGSFIFVLKNNCLTLTKL; from the coding sequence ATGACGACACCACTCAAAGAATGGTCTGAAGAAACTATTCTCTCTATGATTAAGGATAGAGTTCAGGAAAGCCTTGAACTTGATTATAAGGAATGTCCTGCAATCTTTCCACTTACTGATAAAAAGAAAATAGAACTTAGCAAAGATGTCTCAGCTTTTGCTAACTCTGCTGGAGGCAGAATTATTTACGGTATAAAAGAAAATGGCCATATCCCTAGTGAAATTGATACAGGATTTGATCCTAATGCCTTATCCAAAGAGAGATTAGAACAGACTATAAATTCAAACATTCATCCTCGTATCAACGAGCTTATCATTAAACAAATAGAACTGGTTACTACTAACCCAGGTCATGTATTGTATGTAGTTTCAATTCCTCAAGCTACAACAAGAGCACCTCATCAAGCCGCCGACAAGAGATATTACAAACGTTTCAATTTTGAGTCGGTTGCAATGGAGGATTATGAAATCAGAGATATTCTCCGTAGAGCAACAACACCTGATTTACACTTTAATTTTTCTCTTGCTGGTAAAGAGCCTGTCCCAATTGAGTTTTCTCAAGACCAGCCATTCTCTGAAGAAATCGATATGAGTATTACTGTAGAGAATAGAGCAGAAGAAGCTGCATCATATGCTGTGATGGATGTCTTTATAGATTCTGCTCTAAAATTATCTAACTTTGCCGGTTTAAAGATGACAGATAATGTCTTTCTTAGTTCCGAGGACGATCAAAAAATAGCTGTTACACAGCTTAGTCAAAACTGGGCTATTCCCGCAAAAATGCCTATATTCAAGGGAACTAAATTTAGAATTACAGATACACCCATTAAGCTTGCTATTCCAAAAGAACATGCTGATTCAGAGATAATGTATTATACCTGTGTATGGCAAATTAGATCACCTGGAATGATTAATAATGGTTCTTTTATATTTGTCCTTAAGAATAATTGTTTGACACTAACTAAACTTTAA
- a CDS encoding VWA domain-containing protein: MNTAERDLRLEMLNSLLTTPHRKLEQVAEIHQLIIELDPIFYGHLAVWYQRHGDVRDHKEVFVAHLLTSNLIEHRDAGFIMLQEFPPYQVARVVDFMKQQQNKLPRSARTAVRRYLKVRESNPALFDRAALRGRKAMKHLYASLHIKPNERANAILFGDTPPEGSLANVLKQLAKAESAAEQARLIVEFKIPYTIAIGAIKQLTPVVLVALINSMSPQEAINNLKSLQTRGAMDHPQVKKLIDSKLEEASKSGRVSAFKAQIAADAGDFDADTVAQLEKVTNEQVKRRGVIARPTALLVDKSGSMENAIATGKQLAALISGITQAELFVYAFDTIPYAVTAKGKELTDWERAFQHINAGGGTSIGCALEAMRRKKQVVDQIILVTDEGENAAPYFGEVYKNYCRELAIMPNVVIVRVGTHYNWVETQLKQQQAPVDTFTFAGDYYSLPNIVPLLTRPSRLDLLMEILDLPLPVREDK; this comes from the coding sequence ATGAATACCGCAGAACGTGACCTGCGTTTGGAAATGCTCAACAGTTTGCTGACAACCCCTCACCGTAAACTTGAGCAAGTCGCAGAAATTCATCAGTTAATTATTGAACTCGATCCCATCTTTTACGGACACCTGGCAGTTTGGTATCAGCGTCATGGTGATGTCCGCGACCACAAAGAAGTGTTTGTTGCTCATTTGTTAACCAGCAATTTGATTGAACACCGAGATGCTGGATTTATTATGCTGCAAGAGTTTCCACCCTATCAGGTAGCTCGTGTAGTTGACTTCATGAAGCAACAGCAGAATAAATTGCCTCGTTCGGCTCGCACTGCGGTGCGGCGTTATTTAAAGGTGCGGGAGAGCAATCCGGCTCTATTCGATCGCGCTGCGCTACGAGGTCGTAAAGCAATGAAGCATTTGTATGCTTCGCTGCACATCAAGCCAAATGAGCGGGCAAATGCGATTCTGTTTGGCGATACTCCTCCAGAGGGTTCCTTAGCAAATGTGCTGAAGCAGCTTGCTAAGGCTGAAAGTGCGGCAGAACAGGCACGGCTAATTGTGGAGTTCAAAATTCCTTACACGATCGCAATTGGTGCAATCAAGCAACTTACACCAGTTGTATTGGTGGCGTTAATCAACAGCATGTCTCCTCAAGAAGCGATCAACAACCTCAAGTCTCTCCAGACTAGAGGTGCAATGGATCACCCACAAGTCAAGAAACTGATTGACTCTAAGCTGGAAGAAGCGTCCAAGAGTGGGCGTGTCTCAGCATTCAAAGCACAGATTGCCGCAGACGCAGGAGATTTTGACGCAGACACCGTTGCCCAACTGGAAAAGGTGACAAACGAGCAAGTGAAACGGCGTGGTGTGATCGCACGTCCAACTGCTTTACTGGTGGATAAGTCTGGTTCAATGGAAAATGCGATCGCGACGGGTAAGCAACTAGCTGCCCTAATCTCTGGTATCACTCAGGCAGAACTGTTTGTCTATGCTTTCGATACCATTCCTTACGCTGTTACAGCAAAAGGCAAGGAGTTGACCGACTGGGAGCGTGCCTTCCAGCACATCAATGCAGGCGGTGGTACTAGCATCGGCTGTGCATTGGAAGCAATGCGACGCAAAAAGCAGGTGGTTGACCAGATCATTCTGGTGACGGATGAGGGCGAAAATGCTGCTCCTTACTTTGGTGAAGTTTACAAGAACTACTGCCGGGAGTTGGCGATAATGCCTAATGTGGTGATTGTCCGTGTGGGTACTCATTACAACTGGGTGGAGACTCAACTGAAGCAGCAGCAAGCACCTGTAGATACGTTCACTTTTGCGGGTGACTACTACAGTTTGCCGAACATCGTCCCACTCCTGACGCGCCCCTCTCGTCTGGATTTGCTGATGGAGATTCTGGATCTGCCGTTGCCTGTAAGAGAAGATAAGTGA
- a CDS encoding MEKHLA domain-containing protein, which produces MTSVIEFPWQQEAIILHSQYLINSFQHWTGNCLLDANASEFETAKALFEAPFVLVSHGTESDPIFNYGNRQALELWELSWEEFTRMPSRKSAEEVVQEERDRLLSEAATKGFINNYSGIRTSSTGKRFYIEDTILWNILDEQNQHCGQAAFFSNWKFIA; this is translated from the coding sequence ATGACCAGTGTAATTGAGTTTCCTTGGCAGCAAGAGGCTATTATTCTCCACAGTCAATATCTAATAAATAGTTTTCAGCATTGGACAGGAAATTGTTTGCTAGATGCCAATGCTTCTGAATTTGAAACAGCAAAGGCGTTATTTGAAGCACCTTTTGTCTTAGTGTCTCACGGCACTGAGTCAGATCCAATTTTCAACTATGGTAATCGCCAAGCGTTGGAACTATGGGAACTTTCTTGGGAAGAATTTACCAGAATGCCTTCTCGAAAATCGGCTGAAGAGGTTGTACAGGAAGAACGCGATCGCCTATTATCAGAAGCAGCAACTAAAGGCTTTATCAATAATTATTCTGGTATCCGCACTTCTAGCACTGGTAAACGCTTTTACATAGAAGATACCATCCTATGGAACATCTTAGATGAACAAAATCAGCACTGTGGTCAAGCTGCTTTTTTCTCTAACTGGAAATTTATCGCATGA